The Candidatus Methylomirabilis sp. genome includes a window with the following:
- a CDS encoding molybdenum cofactor guanylyltransferase, whose protein sequence is MTGIVLAGGKSSRMGFNKAFIDFGGRRLIEATVDCLKALFPEVLIIANDPPNYAYLGVKVVPDLIPDSGSLGGIYTGLSAASHPACFFVACDMPFLNADLIKLLIREAEGWDVVVPRVGGELQPLHAVYARSCLPFIKEAIDAHALKIVRFFPKVKVKIIEEPALRAVDPPLLGFMNVNTPPELEQAEAVRRHPHSRQRSSES, encoded by the coding sequence GTGACGGGTATTGTGCTGGCGGGCGGCAAGTCCTCGCGGATGGGCTTCAATAAGGCCTTTATCGACTTCGGGGGCAGGCGGCTGATCGAGGCGACGGTAGATTGCCTGAAGGCGCTCTTCCCGGAGGTCTTGATTATTGCCAATGACCCTCCGAACTATGCGTACCTCGGCGTCAAGGTTGTCCCAGACCTGATCCCCGACTCCGGCTCGCTCGGCGGGATCTATACAGGGCTGAGCGCTGCCAGTCACCCCGCGTGTTTTTTTGTTGCCTGCGACATGCCTTTCCTCAACGCCGACCTGATCAAGCTCTTGATCCGCGAGGCCGAAGGGTGGGATGTGGTAGTCCCACGTGTGGGAGGCGAGTTGCAGCCGCTGCATGCCGTGTACGCCAGGTCGTGCCTCCCGTTCATTAAAGAGGCTATCGACGCCCACGCGCTGAAGATTGTCCGGTTCTTCCCGAAGGTCAAGGTCAAGATCATCGAGGAACCGGCGCTCAGGGCGGTAGACCCTCCTCTCCTCGGATTCATGAACGTCAATACTCCACCGGAACTGGAGCAGGCCGAGGCGGTCAGGCGACACCCGCACAGCCGCCAACGATCATCTGAAAGCTGA
- the rpoZ gene encoding DNA-directed RNA polymerase subunit omega, translating to MPLVPLEQLLTHVDSKYRLVIIAAKRTKQLMRGAEHLIAPKSNKPTYIALEEIGAGRLAYEMKPVEGTGAVELIGPEAGATWFRSLSVGDTLGEEEIVEKEEEEKEGAELEEPPVELLAESGEEIEKLEVTDLDALEEPAEVEDEA from the coding sequence ATGCCGCTTGTCCCTTTGGAACAACTTCTGACGCACGTGGATAGCAAATATCGCCTGGTGATCATCGCCGCCAAGCGCACGAAACAGTTGATGCGCGGGGCCGAGCACCTGATCGCCCCGAAGAGTAACAAGCCGACGTATATCGCCCTGGAGGAAATAGGCGCCGGCAGGCTGGCTTATGAAATGAAGCCTGTAGAGGGGACGGGGGCAGTGGAACTGATTGGCCCGGAGGCCGGAGCGACTTGGTTCCGAAGCCTCTCCGTTGGGGATACCCTTGGCGAGGAGGAGATCGTCGAGAAGGAAGAAGAGGAAAAGGAGGGGGCCGAGTTAGAGGAACCCCCGGTGGAGCTTCTCGCCGAATCGGGCGAGGAGATAGAAAAATTAGAGGTGACCGATCTCGATGCCCTGGAAGAGCCGGCGGAAGTAGAGGACGAAGCCTGA